A genomic region of Canis aureus isolate CA01 chromosome 16, VMU_Caureus_v.1.0, whole genome shotgun sequence contains the following coding sequences:
- the REXO4 gene encoding RNA exonuclease 4 isoform X1, with amino-acid sequence MAKALTSRRAPGDPQAEPGLGLKLPRKKSRKKRLWKSKRRAASEGAGGGRRVVAGRPPEAPEDFSRNWRALQELLKQKTQALEKPLVSQADSKKQPGITQQKRKAILDKAQRSKVEMKTTDPGATGSDSLASGSPGKRKVPAPPTKASRAEHSEKGAKKRTNSDISPRGGDIKCGKWKWKAKEVPVALTPALPTKEDLWFDDVDPADIEAAMGPEAARIARQQLGQSESSITLVKEQAFGGLTRALAMDCEMVGAGPKGEESVAARVSIVNQYGKCVYDKYVKPTQPVTDYRTAVSGIRPENLKQGEKFEVVQKEVADMLKGRILVGHALHNDLKVLFLDHPKKKIRDTQKYKPFKSQVKSGRPSLKLLAERILGIQVQQAEHCSIQDAQAAMRLYILVKKEWESTAQDRHPTAPTPDSSSVSVHRRL; translated from the exons atgGCCAAGGCGCTGACCTCCAGGCGCGCCCCGGGCGACCCCCAGGCTGAGCCGGGCCTCGGCCTGAAGCTGCCTCggaagaaaagcaggaagaagagaCTCTGGAAGAGCAAACGGCGAGCAGCGAGCGAGGGGGCGGGAGGCGGCCGCAGGGTCGTCGCGGGGCGGCCTCCAGAGGCGCCGGAGGACTTCTCCCGAAACTGGAGGGCGCTGCAGGAG CTCctgaaacaaaaaacacaagccCTGGAAAAGCCTCTCGTCTCTCAGGCAGATTCCAAAAAGCAGCCTGGGATTACCCAACAAAAGAGAAAAGCGATCCTAGATAAAGCACAGAGAAGTAAGGTGGAGATGAAGACCACAGACCCAGGGGCCACTGGCAGTGACTCTCTTGCTTCAGGATCTCCAGGGAAAAGGAAGGTGCCAGCACCTCCCACAAAGGCCAGCAGAGCAGAGCACAGTGAGAAAGGAGCcaagaaaaggacaaacagtgACATTTCTCCAAGAGGAGGAGACATCAAGTGTGGAAAGTGGAAATGGAAAGCTAAGGAGGTGCCTGTGGCCTTGACCCCGGCCCTGCCCACCAA AGAAGACCTCTGGTTTGATGATGTTGACCCCGCGGATATTGAAGCAGCCATGGGCCCAGAAGCAGCCAGGATAGCAAGACAGCAGCTGGGGCAGAGCGAGAGCAGCATCACGCTGGTGAAGGAGCAGGCCTTCGGCGG CCTGACGAGAGCCTTAGCCATGGACTGTGAGATGGTGGGCGCGGGCCCCAAGGGGGAAGAGAGCGTCGCTGCCCGAGTGTCTATTGTGAACCAATATGGGAAGTGTGTTTATGACAAGTACGTCAAGCCCACCCAGCCAGTGACGGACTACAGGACAGCGGTCAGCGGGATCCGGCCAGAAAACCTCAAGCAGG GAGAAAAATTCGAAGTCGTTCAGAAGGAGGTGGCAGACATGCTGAAGGGCCGCATTCTGGTCGGACATGCGCTGCATAACGACCTGAAG gTACTGTTTCTTGATCACCCAAAAAAGAAGATTCGGgacacacagaaatacaaacctTTCAAGAGTCAAGTGAAG AGTGGGCGGCCATCTCTGAAGCTGCTTGCAGAGAGAATCCTGGGGATCCAGGTGCAGCAGGCAGAGCACTGTTCG ATTCAGGATGCCCAGGCAGCAATGAGACTGTACATCCTGGTGAAGAAGGAGTGGGAGAGCACGGCCCAGGACAGGCACCCCACAGCCCCCACTCCAGACAGCAGCAGTGTCTCCGTCCACAGGCGCTTGTGA
- the REXO4 gene encoding RNA exonuclease 4 isoform X2 codes for MHTSLLKQKTQALEKPLVSQADSKKQPGITQQKRKAILDKAQRSKVEMKTTDPGATGSDSLASGSPGKRKVPAPPTKASRAEHSEKGAKKRTNSDISPRGGDIKCGKWKWKAKEVPVALTPALPTKEDLWFDDVDPADIEAAMGPEAARIARQQLGQSESSITLVKEQAFGGLTRALAMDCEMVGAGPKGEESVAARVSIVNQYGKCVYDKYVKPTQPVTDYRTAVSGIRPENLKQGEKFEVVQKEVADMLKGRILVGHALHNDLKVLFLDHPKKKIRDTQKYKPFKSQVKSGRPSLKLLAERILGIQVQQAEHCSIQDAQAAMRLYILVKKEWESTAQDRHPTAPTPDSSSVSVHRRL; via the exons ATGCATACGAGT CTCctgaaacaaaaaacacaagccCTGGAAAAGCCTCTCGTCTCTCAGGCAGATTCCAAAAAGCAGCCTGGGATTACCCAACAAAAGAGAAAAGCGATCCTAGATAAAGCACAGAGAAGTAAGGTGGAGATGAAGACCACAGACCCAGGGGCCACTGGCAGTGACTCTCTTGCTTCAGGATCTCCAGGGAAAAGGAAGGTGCCAGCACCTCCCACAAAGGCCAGCAGAGCAGAGCACAGTGAGAAAGGAGCcaagaaaaggacaaacagtgACATTTCTCCAAGAGGAGGAGACATCAAGTGTGGAAAGTGGAAATGGAAAGCTAAGGAGGTGCCTGTGGCCTTGACCCCGGCCCTGCCCACCAA AGAAGACCTCTGGTTTGATGATGTTGACCCCGCGGATATTGAAGCAGCCATGGGCCCAGAAGCAGCCAGGATAGCAAGACAGCAGCTGGGGCAGAGCGAGAGCAGCATCACGCTGGTGAAGGAGCAGGCCTTCGGCGG CCTGACGAGAGCCTTAGCCATGGACTGTGAGATGGTGGGCGCGGGCCCCAAGGGGGAAGAGAGCGTCGCTGCCCGAGTGTCTATTGTGAACCAATATGGGAAGTGTGTTTATGACAAGTACGTCAAGCCCACCCAGCCAGTGACGGACTACAGGACAGCGGTCAGCGGGATCCGGCCAGAAAACCTCAAGCAGG GAGAAAAATTCGAAGTCGTTCAGAAGGAGGTGGCAGACATGCTGAAGGGCCGCATTCTGGTCGGACATGCGCTGCATAACGACCTGAAG gTACTGTTTCTTGATCACCCAAAAAAGAAGATTCGGgacacacagaaatacaaacctTTCAAGAGTCAAGTGAAG AGTGGGCGGCCATCTCTGAAGCTGCTTGCAGAGAGAATCCTGGGGATCCAGGTGCAGCAGGCAGAGCACTGTTCG ATTCAGGATGCCCAGGCAGCAATGAGACTGTACATCCTGGTGAAGAAGGAGTGGGAGAGCACGGCCCAGGACAGGCACCCCACAGCCCCCACTCCAGACAGCAGCAGTGTCTCCGTCCACAGGCGCTTGTGA
- the STKLD1 gene encoding serine/threonine kinase-like domain-containing protein STKLD1 gives MEKYQILGRLSPGALGVNLVVEEKKNKVKHVIKQVECIDEHHANKALEELMPLLKLRHAHISIYQELFIMWNSEICSLFLCLVMDYNDGSFQEIIQKKRETRTIIDSEWMQNMLGQVLDALEYLHQLDIVHRNLKPSNIVLVSSNHCKLQDLSSNTMMTDKAKWNIRAEEDPFQKSWMAPEALDFSFSQKVDIWSLGCIILDMASCSFIDRAEGLLLRKSIRSHPDSLQGVLKTMEEKMIPDAKTFGSLLPLMLQINPSERITIREEGAHTGRSAGASALPNITPPPPWGASPGPLRREVIHITFVISNFQSSSIAVTLHRQVVPAFITDLLLDSNIASILEVMQSFSSRPEVQLRAMKRLLRMPENQLGQGSPWYPALAGLPWPMEVVEVLVTIMKQHERILDIQLYACSLLLRSLGQALAQDPAAEVLSNGSVISVLLSIMQSHPNSEPLLVMVYSLLTIISSQESASEKLQKAGLFEHILEHLSTFPTNRDVCINGLSLLWALLVDAIIVDKTPLEKAPALVAEMLATYPKDVEMAEAGCAVFWLLSLLGCIEEHQFEDVVALFLQSIQLCQDRVPLVNNAYRGLARLAKMSELAALHVVAAEGSSGLNLIKETYELHKDDPEVVENVCMLLAHLASYKEILPELVSNGIQPLVQAIKERFTSSLELVSYAETVLLSLEANTPPGSAGGESGLP, from the exons ATGGAGAAGTACCAG ATTTTGGGCCGGCTGAGTCCTGGGGCCTTGGGGGTGAACCTGgtggtagaggaaaaaaaaaacaaagtaaagcaCGTGATAAAGCAG GTGGAATGTATTGATGAGCATCATGCCAACAAGGCCCTGGAGGAG CTGATGCCGCTGCTGAAGCTCCGGCACGCCCACATCTCCATATACCAGGAGCTGTTCATCATGTGGAACAGTGAG ATCTGCTCTCTGTTCCTCTGCCTGGTGATGGACTATAACGATGGAAGCTTCCAGGAGATTAtccagaagaagagggagacaaGGACAATCATTGACTCTGAG TGGATGCAGAACATGTTGGGCCAGGTGTTGGACGCTCTGGAATACCTGCACCAGTTAGACATCGTCCACAG GAATCTTAAGCCCTCCAACATAGTCCTTGTCAGCAGCAACCACTGCAAATTACAGGACCTGAGCTCCAACACAATGATGACAGACAAAGCCAAATGGAACATCCGCGCGGAGGAAG ACCCTTTCCAGAAGTCCTGGATGGCCCCCGAAGCCCTTGACTTCTCCTTCAGCCAGAAAGTTGATATCTGGTCCCTAGGCTGCATCATTCTTGACATGGCCAGCTGCTCCTTCATAGAT AgagcagagggcctgcttctACGGAAGTCCATCAGGAGCCACCCGGACAGCCTGCAGGGCGTCCTGAAGACCATGGAGGAGAAGATGATCCCGGATGCGAAAACCTTCGGGTCACTTTTGCCTTTGATGCTGCAGATCAACCCCTCAGAGCGAATAACAATCAG gGAGGAAGGGGCACACACGGGCAGAAGTGCAGGCGCCTCGGCCCTGCCCAAcatcaccccacccccgccctggggAGCAAGCCCGGGGCCCCTCCGGAG ggagGTGATCCACATCACCTTCGTGATCAGCAACTTCCAGTCTTCCAGCATAGCTGTGACCCTGCACCGGCAGGTGGTGCCCGCCTTCATCACTGACCTGCTGCTGGACAGCAACATCGCCAGCATTTTAG AGGTGATGCAGAGCTTCTCCAGCAGACCCGAAGTCCAGCTCAGAGCCATGAAGAGGCTCCTAAGAATGCCTGAGAATCAGCTAG GCCAAGGCTCACCTTGGTACCCCGCCCTGGCAGGCCTGCCGTGGCCcatggaggtggtggaggtgctGGTCACCATCATGAAGCAGCACGAGAGGATCCTCGACATACAGCTGTATGCCTGCTCCCTGCTGCTGCGCAGCCTGGGTCAAG CACTGGCGCAGGACCCGGCAGCCGAGGTGCTGAGCAACGGCTCCGTCATCTCCGTCCTTCTGAGCATCATGCAGAGCCACCCCAATTCAGAGCCGCTCCTTGTCATGGTCTACAGCCTGCTCACCATCATCTCCAGCCAGG AATCAGCCTCAGAGAAGCTGCAGAAGGCTGGGCTGTTTGAGCATATCCTGGAGCACCTGAGCACCTTCCCCACGAACAGGGACGTGTGCATCAATGGCCTGAGCCTGCTCTGGGCCCTGCTGGTGGATG CTATCATTGTGGACAAGACCCCTTTGGAGAAAGCTCCAGCCCTCGTTGCTGAGATGCTGGCCACCTACCCCAAGGACGTGGAGATGGCGGAAGCAGGCTGTGCAGTCTTCTGGCTGCTGTCCCTGCTAG GTTGCATAGAGGAGCACCAGTTTGAAGACGTGGTGGCACTGTTCCTGCAAAGCATCCAGCTGTGCCAGGACAGAGTCCCACTGGTAAACAACGCCTACCGGGGGCTGGCCAGACTTGCAAAGATGTCAG AGCTGGCAGCCTTGCACGTGGTAGCAGCAGAGGGCAGTAGCGGCCTCAACCTCATCAAGGAGACCTATGAGCTCCACAAGGATGACCCCGAGGTGGTAGAGAATGTGTGCATGCTGCTGGCCCACCTGGCTTCCTACA AGGAGATCCTGCCTGAGCTGGTGTccaatgggatccagcccctggTCCAGGCGATCAAGGAGCGCTTCACCTCCAGCCTG GAGCTGGTTTCATACGCAGAGACGGTGCTCCTCAGCCTAGAGGCCAACACGCCACCAGGCTCCGCGGGAGGAGAGTCAGGCCTGCCGTGA
- the SURF4 gene encoding surfeit locus protein 4 isoform X1, which yields MGQNDLMGTAEDFADQADPRLTQFLRVTKQYLPHVARLCLISTFLEDGVRMWFQWGEQRDYIDTTWGCGYALASAFVLLNLLGQLTGCILVLSRNFVQYACFGLFGIIALQTIAYSILWDLKFLMRNLALGGGLLLLLAESRSEGKSMFAGVPTMRESSPKQYMQLGGRVLLVLMFMTLLHFDASFFSILQNIVGTALMILVAIGFKTKLAALTLVVWLFAINVYFNAFWTIPVYKPMHDFLKYDFFQTMSVIGGLLLVVALGPGGVSMDEKKKEW from the exons ATGGGCCAGAACGACCTGATGGGCACGGCCGAGGACTTCGCCGACCAG GCAGATCCGCGTCTGACCCAA TTCCTCCGGGTCACGAAGCAGTACCTGCCACACGTGGCGCGCCTGTGCCTGATCAGCACGTTCCTGGAGGACGGCGTCCGCATGTGGTTCCAGTGGGGCGAGCAGCGCGACTACATCGACACCACGTGGGGCTGTGGCTACGCGCTGGCCTCCGCTTTCGTGTTGCTCAACCTGCTCGGACAGCTGA CTGGCTGCATCCTGGTGTTGAGCAGGAACTTCGTGCAGTATGCCTGCTTTGGGCTCTTTGGAATCATAGCACTGCAG ACCATTGCTTACAGCATCCTATGGGACTTGAAGTTTTTGATGAG GAATCTGGCCCTGGGAGGAGGCTTGCTGTTGCTCCTGGCGGAGTCCCGTTCTGAGGGGAAGAGCATGTTCGCAGGGGTCCCCACCATGCGCGAGAGCTCTCCCAAGCAGTACATGCAGCTGGGAGGCCGGGTTCTGCTGGTCTTGATGTTCATGACCCTCCTCCACTTTGATGCCAGCTTCTTCTCG ATTCTTCAGAACATCGTGGGCACAGCTCTGATGATTTTAGTGGCCATTGGTTTTAAAACCAAGTTGGCTGCTTTGACTCTTGTCGTCTGGCTGTTTGCCATCAACGTGTATTTCAACGCCTTCTGGACCATTCCTGTCTATAAGCCTATGCACGACTTCCTGAAGTATGACTTCTTCCAGACCATGTCGGTGATTGGAGGCTTGCTCCTGGTGGTggccctgggccccgggggcGTCTCCATGGACGAAAAGAAGAAAGAGTGGTAA
- the SURF4 gene encoding surfeit locus protein 4 isoform X2, with the protein MGQNDLMGTAEDFADQFLRVTKQYLPHVARLCLISTFLEDGVRMWFQWGEQRDYIDTTWGCGYALASAFVLLNLLGQLTGCILVLSRNFVQYACFGLFGIIALQTIAYSILWDLKFLMRNLALGGGLLLLLAESRSEGKSMFAGVPTMRESSPKQYMQLGGRVLLVLMFMTLLHFDASFFSILQNIVGTALMILVAIGFKTKLAALTLVVWLFAINVYFNAFWTIPVYKPMHDFLKYDFFQTMSVIGGLLLVVALGPGGVSMDEKKKEW; encoded by the exons ATGGGCCAGAACGACCTGATGGGCACGGCCGAGGACTTCGCCGACCAG TTCCTCCGGGTCACGAAGCAGTACCTGCCACACGTGGCGCGCCTGTGCCTGATCAGCACGTTCCTGGAGGACGGCGTCCGCATGTGGTTCCAGTGGGGCGAGCAGCGCGACTACATCGACACCACGTGGGGCTGTGGCTACGCGCTGGCCTCCGCTTTCGTGTTGCTCAACCTGCTCGGACAGCTGA CTGGCTGCATCCTGGTGTTGAGCAGGAACTTCGTGCAGTATGCCTGCTTTGGGCTCTTTGGAATCATAGCACTGCAG ACCATTGCTTACAGCATCCTATGGGACTTGAAGTTTTTGATGAG GAATCTGGCCCTGGGAGGAGGCTTGCTGTTGCTCCTGGCGGAGTCCCGTTCTGAGGGGAAGAGCATGTTCGCAGGGGTCCCCACCATGCGCGAGAGCTCTCCCAAGCAGTACATGCAGCTGGGAGGCCGGGTTCTGCTGGTCTTGATGTTCATGACCCTCCTCCACTTTGATGCCAGCTTCTTCTCG ATTCTTCAGAACATCGTGGGCACAGCTCTGATGATTTTAGTGGCCATTGGTTTTAAAACCAAGTTGGCTGCTTTGACTCTTGTCGTCTGGCTGTTTGCCATCAACGTGTATTTCAACGCCTTCTGGACCATTCCTGTCTATAAGCCTATGCACGACTTCCTGAAGTATGACTTCTTCCAGACCATGTCGGTGATTGGAGGCTTGCTCCTGGTGGTggccctgggccccgggggcGTCTCCATGGACGAAAAGAAGAAAGAGTGGTAA